Below is a genomic region from Gigantopelta aegis isolate Gae_Host chromosome 1, Gae_host_genome, whole genome shotgun sequence.
aaaacaaataggAAATATAACACAGTCCAAAACTGTTTATTAAATAGCATACAAAAATAACGTTGTTTTAGTTTttgctatttccaaaacacttacttttcttcttacctcaattcaaactgaaattatatatacatatctgtTTTGTACGacgatgggacggactatatgatAGACTGCCAAAAAAAGAGATAGTTGCCCATCCCAACACGTGTTCTCAGTAAACCTCaaaggtctctctctctccttccctctccccccgccccccccccccccctccctccccctccccgctctctctctctctctctctctctctctctctctctctctctctctctctctctctctctctctctctctctctctctctctccccccaccGGCAGCCTGAGTAACACACTTGAAGAAGGGATATAATTTACAAACGATAAGAAATATTGTAAgtacaaaaatagcattttaataaaataatgtagcgTGAACAAAACAGTAGCCTTATCATTAGGACcattactatgaaatttactacatgcttatttatttcttagccaattgtttattaaattgcacacaaaattacgttgttttagtttttatttccaaaatacttttacttttctttttacctcaattcaaactgaaattatatatacatatatgttttgtaGGATgttgggacggactataggatAGACTGCTAAACAAAGAGATAGTGGCCCATCCCAACACGTGTCCTCAGTTAGTAAACCTCAAAGGctgacctctctctctctctctctctctctctctctctctctctctctctctctctctctctctcacacacacacacacacacacacacacacacacacacacacacacacacacacacacacacacacacacactcactacATCGGTAGCCTGAGTAACAAACCTGAAGAAGGGATATcatttataaaagaaaagaaatattaaaagtacAACAATagcattaaatttaaattttaaaaatgtagcgTGAACAAAACAGTAGCCTTATCATTAGAATCAGACAATCGATTTGGTTTTGTCCTAGAAAATCACACAAATTACAGACtgtttcatattttaataatatgaaatgTGTGTCCAACAAATAAGAATACTACATAAGTGGTCATTACTTACTATATATCGTACATAGAGTTCTCGAAATATATCTTCTCGTTCCATGCATCTGTCTACAGTTCCGTCTATTTgtcaatctatctatctatttatctatctatctatctatccatgtGTATATAAACTGGTTTATTTGGACTGTGACACCAAAGTACTCATGTTTGAAATCACGTGATCGACCCGCCATTAAGGGAGTAAATCtcgtaaaataatattttgaggAGGTAGTGCATATGGGTGCATTTTCAGTATCTATGGCCTCTGTGGGTATGTTTTGAGGTATCAAAACCAGTATGTATGATAATTCAACCTGATATAAAGATTGTAGATTCATATCAAAGTTGGCGGAAGTGCGTTAATCGTCTAAACCGTAAATAAGCATATTCATATACGCAAATACAAAAGCATAGcgaatatttaaacatatacaagcaactttattgttgatttccttccttcgttgcGTGGGAGTAGCGTGGTCTGATCTGAGGGAGGTTCGAATATAAACCTAATGGGTGTCACCAGGAAGATTTTATTGGGAGTTAAGATTATTGTTCTTCGACAAATTCAAATCGCCCATTTTACAATGTTGTGACTCTCCCCTAACAAAACCGTGGTATCGCACTCGAACCCTCTCCAAAGCTTTATTTGTTGGTATTTCTCTTGGccattaccaaaatgttttaaagggaaaaaaacactctggtaatacccccccccccccccccccccccccccccccccccacccccccccccccacacacacactctctctctctctctctctctctgtatatctatctctctctctctctctctctctctctctctctctctctctctctctctctctctctctctctcctctctctctctctctctctctctctctctctctcatatattcaattatgtctgttctaataaatataatataacagtggTATTTTGCtttaatgcaatatatatatatatccaaataattaatttactactattttatGAATATATCGTATTACTAAATCCAAAATGGGCTGAACAACATATTAACACCAGTTGACTTCAaagtttgaatttgaattacATGTCTATTTTTGCACATAAACTTTTACATACATTAATTAAGTGGATGTACAATGAATATTATctataaactttgtttttctaTCAATGATTGCCGactaaaattactttttgccaTTTTTCTATTCTTGAGTCAATTATGCAGAGTTTTTCCTGCTGGATACTTTCCTAACGCAGCAAGGactcttctatatgcactttcccacagacaggaacgcgCATACCATGGGATTTGACCAACAGATATTCGTTCTTTGTCCCACGCTATATAACACTGTATGCAAGATACTATGGTTTCCTATGGAATTACACGGTTTCAGGTGGTCGATTACGCTTCTGTTGAGCATTTACTTCCGGTAGCCATGACCGATAACacagttttcatttttaattaataatgtatttgGCGCCATAGAGacttttctaaatatatttttattgtgtataGGTATCAGGTTAAACATCTAATTGGATagataataaacaaacataacaataataataaaataaacaaatatcacCACCATCGCCACTATTAATTCTACTATTACTAACAATTATCATAAAAAGTAACCTGTCATTCGCCAACTTGCCATCATACGACACAAATCTATTACTATTAtccaaaaaaaaatctgtttagctaaatgttacttgaatctggctacatattttatgataaaattCGCCAAACTACAATGTACTTTGGAATCCAGCTTAAACCATATAATGTATAGTGTTCAAATAAGTAGGGGGtattccatttcaaatatcaataattaaataatgaaatgagatgtaaaactcaaaataagtgCACGAGCATGAAAACAACGCACCCATTGTTTTGATCGCGAAGCACGTGATGCGAACGTTTCTCCTCATGTCCGATTTGGAAGAAGGTCTATTATGTTGTGGGGTGGCATCACCATAACTGCCAGAACCAAGCTGCATATTGTTCATGGGAGGGTCACTTGGCAATACTACCGAGAAAACATGCTTGCACCGACTGTTGTGCCCTTCGGACGTCAGGCTGGacgccatttttgttttgttttttaagacaACGCCCAGGCTCACCGGATTCTACTGGCACTGCATACCTGCAGCAACCGAACATCACCACACTTCCAAGACCAGCCCTAAGCCCAGACCTTTCACCCATTGAGAACATGTGGGACACCATCctacacaaatgggagcccgtacgcctaagCTTGCTTACAAAtgatcagtttttttttttttattagcagcttCCTACAGACATAACAGCACACGATACGATCTTTGATACTACAAAAGTGGGAAAGTGGTCGTGATTCGAACCTAGTgtttaaaaggaaaggaatattcgTTTGACAACACATCAGCacatttgagagagagagagagagagagagagagagagagagagagagagagagagagagagagagagagagagagagagagaggggagagagaggggagatgggtatgtgtgtgtgtgtgtgtgtaggataATAATGTACACTTTAATGCATTGTTTGTGAGGCACTTGTTGGTAGGAGAAAACAACGAGTGTTTTCGGGTACGATCGACTATATGATCGTCACACCACAAGTGTGCATCataccactaagctacacccCGCCACCTAACATTTGAAACACTTAAGATCAGAATGACACACACGTGGTGTTTCAACATTTGTCACTGGTATGGATAAACATATGCCGCTTTAAACTGGCACTGCATGTAAACCGTCTGTTGCATACtccacatttgaaaggtttttcaCCAGTATGAATAAACATATGCCGCTTTAAACTGGCACTGCATGTAAACCGTTTGCTGCATATTCCgcatttgaaaggtttttcaccagtatgaatcaacgTATGCTGCTTTAAACTGGCACTGCATGTAAACCGTTTGCTGcatacttcacatttgaaaggtttttcaccagtatgaatcaacatatgctgcTTTAACCTGGCACTGCATGTAAACCGTTTGCTGCATACtccacatttgaaaggtttttcaccagtatgaatcaacatatgccgCTTTAAACTGGCACTGCATGTAAACTGTTTGCTGCATACtccacatttgaaaggtttttcaccagtatgaatcaacatatgccgCTTTAAACTGGCACTGCATGTAAACTGTTTGCTGCATACtccacatttgaaaggtttttcaccattatgaatcaacatatgctgcTTTAAGACTTCACTCAgtgcaaaacattttgtgcacacttcacatttgaaaggtttttcaCCAGTATGGACAAACCCATGCTTCTTTAAATTACCACTCTTTGTAAAACGTTTGGTGCACAATTCgcatttgaaaggtttttcaccagtatgaatcaatGTATGCTGCTTTAAGTGTTCACTTTGTGCAAAACATTTTGAGCaaacttcacatttgaaaggtttttcaCCAGTATGAATTGACATATGCCGTTTTAGAGTAGTAAGTTGTCTAAAGGTTGTCCTGCACACTTCACATATTAAGTGTTtttcaccagtatgaatcaacgTATGCTGCTTTAAGACAGAACTGCATGCAAAATGTTATGTGCATCCTTTACATTCGAAAGGTTtttcaccagtatgaatcaacatgtgttgttttaagaCAGAGCTggatgtaaaatgttttttacacACTTCACATTCGAACGGTTTTTCACCAGTATGAACCAACATATGCCGTTTCAAAGTGCTATGGTGCCTAAATGATGTTGTGCATACTTCACATCTAAAGTGTTTTTTCCCCAGTATGAATAAACATATGCTGTTTCAAGACAGCCCTGactgaaaaacattttgtgcacacttcacagtTGAAAGGTTtttcaccagtatgaatcagTAAATGCTGTTTTAAACCATCTCTATTTGTAAAACGTTTTTTGCATACTTCACATTGGAACGttttctcaccagtatgaatcgAGAAATGTCGTTTCAAACTGCTATGCTGACTAAATGATGTCGTGCATACATCACATATAAAGTTTTTTTCACCAGCATGAATAAACATATGCTATTTTAAAAGTGAACCGTTTGTAAATGCTGTTGTGCATATTTCACATTTAAAAGGCATCTGCCCAGTATGAATGAACATATGACGTTTTAAGTTGCATCTGTGTCGAAAACAGTTTGAGCAAACATCACATTTAAAAGGTTTTTCATGTGAATGGATCACAATATGTCTTTTTAAATGTCCAACATCTGTAAAACGTTTTGAGCACTGTTCACACTGGACACGTTTTTCACCAGTATGCATGGCCATGTGTCGTTTCAAGTCGTTACTGCGTGTAAagcattttgtgcacacttcacatttgaaaccTTTTTCATTATTATGAATCAATATATGCTGTCTTAGGATGGAACTGCTTGTACAAACGTGTgcgcacacttcacatttgaaagatgATTCACCGGTATGAATTAAACTATGTTGTTTTAGGTAGGAACCCCTTGAAAAACGTCTTGTGCACACTTTACATTCAAAGGGTTtttcaccagtatgaatcaaaATATGCTCTATTAATATGGATTTGTATACAAAAcgttttgtgcacacttcacatttgaagcgtttttcaaattttttccTAGCATGAACACTGGCATGACCACTGGCATGACCAAACATATGCTTTTTAAAGTTGGCACTCCATGCAAAACACGttttgcacacttcacatttgaatggtttctcaccagtatgcACACGCGTATGTGCTTTTAGATTGGACttgcatgtgaaatatttaaagcaGAATTCGAATTTCAGACCTTTGTCATCACCATTGACTGACATTGTTAGATATGTCTCTATCAACACTTCATCTTTGTACTTCTATGTTTAATCAGGATGCATCTTCACTACACAGATGTAGTACgagactgaaaaacaaaaacatatcagATTAAAATATTCACAATGAAATATACGTGCGTTTTATCTTTGATTTCTAGGTAattgaaaaaacccagaagaTAAACTTTAACAAGATATACAAATTTTTAggacaaattattaatattttaaatttattttgaataacAAACTTGATGAATCCAACGATGGAAAATGACACATAATAAACCATGTAATTTTAtaactggaaggaaggaaatgttttatttaacgacgcactcaacacattttaattacggttatatgacgtcggacatatggttaaggatcacacagatatagagagaggaaacccgctgtcgccacttcatgggctactcttttttattagcagcaaatgatattttaataaattatatgcaccatcccacagacaggataacacacaccacgacctttgatatgccagtcgtggtgcactggctggagcgagaaatagcccaatgggcccactgactggggtcgatcccaaaccgaccgcgcatcaagcgaacgctttaccactgggctatctggattaaaaatcccatgtctcgactgggatccaaatccggtacctaccagcccgtacaccgatggcctaaccacgacgccaccgaggccggtgtgttaatataaaataataataataataataattataataataaacaaaacaaaacaaaacaaaaacaacaacaacccaacaacatcAACATTGAATGGAGTTTAGCATATTAAAACTACAATTAAATATACACTCAAGATTGGCAGACACATGTGCGGGTAACTGTGCACTGCAGCAGGGTGGGCAATTATGCAGTCCTGAGGGGGTCTATACTGTGGCGAGCGTATAGGTCGGACCTTGCTCCCACAgtaaatacattgaatattttttatttattggatAAGTGAATTATTTTGACTCCCTTCGCCTGAATGGGCTTTAAAATCAGTGTTGACCCCGGAAGCTCAGTCCGTACAAATGTTTGAATTCGGCTATTACTGGTTATCTATTGACTAGAGAAACTGGGGTGAAAATAAATGGTTctataaataaactataacaaACCTATACAACCCTAAAGTTCAATGTCATATTCCCACACTCACCGTGGACTAGAACATAGCTTTTTTGATGATATTAGCTATAAAAGAGGCAAAATTAAACCAACAAGTTCAACATTAAATCGTACAGTAACCGGTTTTACCAGTttcaaacaaagaaacacaacaTCCGAAAACTAATCTGGACTACTGTTCGGACTATAtcgtaaaaccccccaaaaaacaacaacaacaaaaaacacccggTGAACcggtttatttaaatattaccagagccggtttaacgatccgcggggcctgtagcacacaTAACAGCGGGGCCCCcgtcccaggatatatattttgcaagaCCCTCGAGGAGAGGGGAcaaatgacctggggaaaattaatgtacacatcaccgcgttTCTAAGGAATCTACAGACGCGTGGACCCTGACATCggaatgtttttgttgaattaagaaACCTTTCCCAAAAACAAAGTGCACAAATGCAAAAAAGACAAGTAGAGACATTCAAACTATGTGTATGGATAGGGAAATGTATACACGACGGACATTTTGCACTGTACACACTGTATTAAATAGcatgtaatattaaataaactttaaaaaaaaaaggttttcacCTCCGTCATTGTCAACGTCTCGTCTCTTTAACAGATTCTTAAATTCATGCATACGAGTTGTGGTGACGTCACGTGATATGTAATTAGCTTACGACATGCATTTAATATccggggctggacgtagcccaatggtaaagcgttcgcttgatgcacggtcggtctaggatcgatccccgtcagtggatccactgggctatttctcgttccaagcaGTGCTCCatagctggtgtaacaaagaccgtggtatgtactatcttgtctgtgggatggtgcatataaaagatcccttgctgctaatcgaaaatagtagcccatgaagtggcgacagcgggtttcctctctcaatataaccttatgtctgacgccatataaccgtcaaaaAAAAGTGTTGAGTATTTAATATCTTCTCAAAAGTAACTGACATGAATATTAACATGTGCTGGTTGATTTTgaattggattggattggataacatattaatgtgtctatatccaattaaggttcaagcacgtttcTCCCGGCCACAATCTCGGACTTATGCAGTGATTGGGTCCGGGACAGAACGAGTGGGTGGGTGAGGgtttagagttgaaaatggacaggattttgaaaatagcaattggtGAAAACTTTTagagaataaaataaaaggttaagccgaaaaataaaagaactgactgctcagccgaatatttatataatttggagcattttagaaggaccaTCCAAATATATATACGAGAAAGAAgggaggatcggactatttatttatttaaaaataatttcgacataaaattttgaacgaatgTTTAAAAGTCTAAAGTCCACGTGTGTGACCTCGTTAAGGCCGTACCAtagattgacacccaatagccgatgtatttttcattcattcattcgttaaggccgttaaagggacataccctagtttgtatacactaatacatattttttactattagagccgtttttgataactgaaatcatactttacttttaattctaatgtaaattttcatgggctgaaactagggtctgtcgctttaaggTGCACGACTTGTAGGGAAACGATGAGTTGCATCACATCAAGAAAACACCTAGAGTAACAAACATtagatgtggaaggtgtagCTCTGTGCTggaatacagatcttgagaagccgggtCCGTCTGAACGAGATAGTATCAGACTAGgctatagtccagtcgtcatggttggtatagtggtgcggacgggcccgactccggagtaTACGATATGGTATCaatcaatataaaagaaaataaagtagagaaaagagtagtaggggccaaTCACgctctctttttcttcttagaGTTGGGCGATCGAtattccagtgctgctaggacagtcTCGGACAGTTATGTGGCGTTCTACAGAATgaccgtcatacgagtcacagAAGAATGTTGACAAAAGTCAGCCGGAAAAACGGCATGTAGGGCGAGGAATCCATTAAAAAGAaaccaacctggtggtgcaggcaatcgaaacgagaagcgtcaCAGCGTTCAATCAGTCCCGATGACCGCATACATCCCAaaagaaaacttcatttcgttgacagaaacaaaacaaaatgggggATTCCCAAGTCAAGCACATGAAAGCACGTGGAGTATGTACAGGCGAAACAAAAACCTCTTATCGCggcgagctccagactgggaatgtttgATTTTGGTAAAACattgaacaaggtaaaacatCATTTCATTAAATCAACCGTACATTTCAGACCGATTCAGGACAGAAAGAGGAAGACGGGGAGGCAGAGATCGACACAGAAATTGGTGGAGCCTAAATTCTGGGCTCCAAACTGGAAGGGGGGGATCCAAGATTGTGACCCAAATAGCAACATTGGATTttcagacagagagagagagagagagagagagagagagagagagagagagagagagagagagaggagagagagaggagagagagagggagagagagaggggggatgagacagagacagagacagataaagAAACAGAGAACGAAAAAGACAGCGAGGGAGATTGCGAGAGAGACAgcaagaaagagacagagagacagcgacagagagagagagagagagagagagagagagagagagacagagacagacagagacagagacagacggagagagatACCCACATATAGCGGGTGATTGAGAGACGGTGAGAGATAGAGAGCGGGCGAGGGAgaaagatggagagagagagagagtggggagggag
It encodes:
- the LOC121370831 gene encoding zinc finger protein 708-like: MSIHTGEKPFKCEVCSKCFAQSEHLKQHTLIHTGEKPFKCELCTKRFTKSGNLKKHGFVHTGEKPFKCEVCTKCFALSEVLKQHMLIHNGEKPFKCGVCSKQFTCSASLKRHMLIHTGEKPFKCGVCSKQFTCSASLKRHMLIHTGEKPFKCGVCSKRFTCSARLKQHMLIHTGEKPFKCEVCSKRFTCSASLKQHTLIHTGEKPFKCGICSKRFTCSASLKRHMFIHTGEKPFKCGVCNRRFTCSASLKRHMFIHTSDKC